The following DNA comes from Arcobacter cloacae.
AAAGATTAGCAAATTGGAAATAGCCCTCTAAATATAATCTATTCCATGACCTTGATTCTTCATCATCTTTACCATTTGATGAGTGTAATAAAGATATTTTATATGTTTTTAAAGCATTATCTTTAAAAAAAGGAAATTGAACAAATATTTCAGGTTCATAATTTGTCTCTCTAAATGGAGAAGATTCTCTTGATGTTTGCCAAAATGATTTTTGAGTATAAGCAGCACTAACTGATTCATCCAAACCAAAAAAATTATAAGAAATAGGTTTTTCTACACTTATTTGAAAAGTTGTTTCAAAGTTACTTCTATTTTCAATTTCATTTATTGAATAATTTACAGGTAATAAATAGTTCTTTTTGTAAGGATAAAGACTAAAATCTTTTATAATAGACTGTTTTAGATTTTCATTTGTTTCATTATCTTCAAGTTTATCTATTTGTTTTTGATAAAACTCTTTTTTCATAGATGTGTAAGTTCTATCTTTTTCATTTTCATGGTTCTTTTTTAAATTAAATAAATAAGTATCTTCTTTTGAAATATTAGAAGTTGCTATTTTTTTATATAAAAGCATAGCCTCTTCAAAATTTCCTTCTTTTTCTAATTTCAAAGCTTTTTGATAAATATCATTTGTATTTTGGGCAAAACAAAAACTACAAATAACAAGAGATAATATCTTTTTCATAATCAACCATTTTATTTTTATTTGTATTCTACAGCAAAAAATATAAGAGATAAATTTTTATACTTTCTAAAAGATTTTTAATGATATAATCGATGAAAATTAGAAAAAAAGGTTAGAAAAGATGCTTGTAGCACCTTCAATATTATCAGCAGATTTTGGAAATTTAGCACAAGAGATAAAAGCTATTTGTGATGGTGGTTGTGATTTAATTCACGTAGATGTAATGGATGGACACTTTGTTCCAAATATGACTATTGGTCCAGTTGTTGTAAATCCAGTTGCAAAAGTTGCTACAAAGCCTCTTGATATTCATTTGATGGTTGAAAACAATACATTTTTTGTAGATTTATTTGCTCCTTGTAAACCTCTTTATATCTCTTTTCATATTGAGAGTGAAAAACATCCTCACAGACTTATTCAAAAAATCAGAGATTATGGGATAAAA
Coding sequences within:
- a CDS encoding phospholipase A; its protein translation is MKKILSLVICSFCFAQNTNDIYQKALKLEKEGNFEEAMLLYKKIATSNISKEDTYLFNLKKNHENEKDRTYTSMKKEFYQKQIDKLEDNETNENLKQSIIKDFSLYPYKKNYLLPVNYSINEIENRSNFETTFQISVEKPISYNFFGLDESVSAAYTQKSFWQTSRESSPFRETNYEPEIFVQFPFFKDNALKTYKISLLHSSNGKDDEESRSWNRLYLEGYFQFANLFVIPKIWYRIPEKKADDDNPNIEDYYGYGDLTFLYAYKKHTFELLLRNNLHLNSHNKGAAQLNWTFPLPEFLSTNNSFGMLQLFSGYGNSLIDYDKEIHKIGLGVAFSR
- the rpe gene encoding ribulose-phosphate 3-epimerase encodes the protein MLVAPSILSADFGNLAQEIKAICDGGCDLIHVDVMDGHFVPNMTIGPVVVNPVAKVATKPLDIHLMVENNTFFVDLFAPCKPLYISFHIESEKHPHRLIQKIRDYGIKPAIVLNPHTPPEAIEYLLEDLDMVLLMSVNPGFGGQKFIPSVVEKAKKLKELINKRNPNCLIEVDGGVNDKNIHILKEAGVDVVVAGSYVFGNSDYSKAIKSLQV